TCCGTGCCCGATTCGCGAAGTGGGTCCACCCATGGCCCTTGGTTGTTCCAGTCAATTCCTTCTATTCATGAGCATTTTGGAGTCGTTCATTAACGGAAGATGTGACCTCGCAGATCCCTGCAACCGGATAGCCAGTAAGGATGAACCAGATGACAGTTACGATTTCGTTGTCATTGGCGGTGGTACCGCTGGATCAGTTGTCGCCGCAAGATTGTCAGAAAATCCTCAATGgaaagtatgtattttaataattaattactatacataacattaagaatattaaaatatattcataagattttgtatgtacttttttaaaatagttttaactacAAGCAAGACGATCAAACAAAAATAGAGTAGTACACttttatgatgatgatatcaTTCTCAGGTCCGCTTTTTGCTCGTCGGATTGTCATTCCGTACTTGTATACTATGATATCTGCACAATTGTCTTCTCTTTTGAGAATAATCGCCGTGGTCACAGCGAAGAAGAAGACGTATAAACCTTATAACACACCACGATACGATCGGTATCGATCtcaaaatcgtttattttaGGACCTAAAAATTCCTCCGCTAATTAAGCATGTCGGCTAAATGCGTATTTCCGCACGTTGTCAGCGTTAATGACATTAGTAATCCAAAAGCAGTTTATAGTTCCTTGGAGTAATTAGGCAAGATACTGTGGGGACAGATTTCTTATTATTGTGCAATTGCGAGGAATAATTATTGACTGCTATTGTTGTTATAATGATTTTCAAGTCATATAtctgcaaaattcgtataattgaaaaattacgaTTAAATCTATTGAACGTCTATCGAAAATCTTTGAAATGACAGATAAACGGCCCATGTTTGTCATTTAGAAAAACGgttccaaataatattttcgtgtCGGGGTATTTTACTTAGTAtactaagtaattatttatatttgtttagttttatttattccaccCGAGCGAACACGGGTTTCCATCTAGTAAACTTGGTTAcaacgttatatattattacgttatacgttattattattacgtgagTAGTTAAATAAGACTAATATTGAaaagtgataataattatacagttattaatataattattttaagtcgaaggatatatttttatttttaatacatatttttaatataatttaagttcactgttgaaaataattattagtcggtatatcaattataatacacattttttgtaatatacttaCGTAGATTGTGTATATATTAACGTcaaaatgaaacattatttataagtttccagacacaaaaaaatcatcaaaattatttaaatttacaaatgtaacctgtaattttacaaagttttgtttaaaatatttaagcaaaaataaagtatcttCTATTACTTTACCCGTTTTGAGACTCAAAAATGACGCGAAGACtactcattatattaatatgatatttttatataaggatcgttattcgtatatttttctaaataaaggtataaacaatatttttacattacatatacatacattctaCAGTAattacagttatataaatatttatatttcacggTAACAGATACGACCTTCTAGAACTGCGGTACTATTTTGTACGAAATGATTTCGTATCACACTCGGAAAGATTATTGTTTTTGCagaatagctttttttttaaatacataggtATCTTAGATCGTACCGtgtagataaattatataaaatgatgttaGTGAAAGCGATGTTTGTGAAATTTATACAAATCGAATTGTTAACGTAAGTTTTATCGGAGGTAGCGTTTTTTTACGGCCTGTCTAAATAAGCGCTGCCTTCTCATCAATCACTCTACCATCATACCTGTGATCCGATTAAAGTGGTGAGAAATCTAGGAGTACACCGGCATAGAAACACCAACTTCAACTTGGTCgatgtaaaaattttatatttcgtcaGTGCCTATGTTTGTAAGCGAAGGTGACCATCAGGTGTCTTATTTGCTCGGCTGTCTGCTGTATAATTATCACACTATGTATATGTACGTCTTATTATTGTAAAGGCCATATGTAGtattataattagataatttaatcaatGATTTTAAGATGATTTCCtagataattattactatattctactatatatatatatattaaacaaactgCAGTAACATGATGCCgttctttaataaatgtataatatttaaaactttattcaacatcgtatgcaaattattatttttttcttttatttatttttttataaggttACTGCGGCAATTGTCATAAGGCCTTGTTATAAAACGATCAAATATTGAAATCAATGCATTTCAATATTTCCATTGATAATGGTCACATGAAACGATTGCACACATACGAGTCGTTCattcaataattgtattttttacactCGCCAAAAAACAACTACTTGTTTACACTTCAAACTTCAAAGTAACATCGCTCAACAAACTGTTGTTTCAATTAGAGATCATGGGTTTCGATTACATGCGTAAGCAATCCCGAAGTTTTCTCACAAGACGGAGAGGATgctgaaattattttgttagcaATAATTTTTCGGtctaattaacaaatatgttttaggTACTTTTATTAGAAGCTGGAGGAGACGAACCTACCCCATCAGCAGTACCAGCGTGGGTTACAGCGTATTGGGGCCGAAAAGAAACAGACTGGTCTTACAATACGGAGCCCCAGGAAAAAGCCTGTAAGGATAGTGATAGTGTTTGTTCGTGGCCGAGGGGGAAAATGCTCGGTGAGTATATTTTATGGTAACAATAaggatatttttcaatttgGTGTTATAGTATTGTGAAACcatgtaattaatttagttagGATTGAATCGCTGACCTCGTCAGCAGGCTGTTATGCAGTACCATGTTAAAAACGCTTGAACACAGTGCAAGGTCAATTTACATCCTCAAAAGCAGACGTAATCAACAATTTGGACTCAAAATGCGcagtttattataatgaataatttattaaactgcattatttaacaaattataagtgAGCGCTAGCAACATTTGCATAAGCatatggttaatattataattgttttcttatatgtattttgtgtcGTCAGAATTTTTGGTTAAGGAAGTGGGTTCAGAACAGTTAATgttgtaatttgtaaattttgctTGTTTTtgatgatataggtaggcggaccggcaattgcgccacctgatggtaagtggtcaccaccgccaatagtcaatggcgctgaaagaaatatttactactTGGCAGCTATAATGTTATATTCCTGTAGGTACACTGGTTTACTCATCCTCCAAGCTGAAACACAATACtactgagtactgttttttggtagtagaatattgacagacgggcttgcacaaagccctaccaaaaaAGTTGCTGTTGAGCATGTGCCAACACAACACATTGCGTTTTAACCtctgattttgatatttattaccaCATTATCTTCAGATCaagttcttaaattaaaaaaatatgaccttGTTCTATTTTAGATCAatgttcatattaaaaaaattttttttattaattttaaatatcatttttcttGAATCAATATGTCTTGTCATACAGGAGGCTGTTCGACAATAAATGGTATGATGTATATGCGCGGGAATGCCGCTGACTATGATGGATGGGCGGTTAACGGAGCGACTGGTTGGTCATGGTTCGAAGTGCTCCCCTACTTCCTCAAGAGTGAAGACAATAAAGAAATTGACAAGGGAGTCTCGGGACAGTATCACAATGTTGGAGGTCCTTTACCAGTGCAGaaagtaagatattatttattttttgtttatcaacggCTGTATGttctccaattaaataaataaatcttcgaCACATATTATTGCAAATTACTATTAACGATATACGGTAAAAAACAATCACCAGAGTTTATCtctaaaattcatttatttgtcatttaaacTATATGTATTAATAGAAAAGAGAAAACACAAGAGTCGTATCTGTATAATTTGTATTCCGTTAAACCAGTTAAAACTGGTTTACTGGAgaacaaattatacaaaataacgaTTATAACTAATACCAATAGCCTGTACAATGTACATGTCTCACTGATAAATAGTATTTCACCAAGTGGTTCTATTAGTTTTTGATATAAATCTTACTACATACTTTACtttgcgatgttttccttcttcTTTCACCGAGCACtagatattgtttataaatataatacttaagatatctaataataatacacacatGAGATATCATCTTTATTAGGTCGTGATATCCAGCGATAtggtattttattagtaaacttTGATTACTTCAATTACAGTCATATGAAATCgacatgatttttaaataactgagattgtgtattttcaattaatatatttaaaaaaaaaaacagaagaatgttttacaaataatattacccaaattcgatttataataattataaatgaaagtgGGTTCTATTTTGTTTGGTTGGTAGCCTTTAACGTCTTCGCCATTCAACCGACGCGTATTTATGAGAGGTTTGTTAAAATCGTACCACATCACTCGTACATcactacataattataaaataaagtcctccCGCCGCGGCTGTGTGAAAAATTCAAAATCTACCAAACGGATTGTTATGACTATCACTAATGGACCGAGTGATTCATGACGAAGATTTAGGTGTATTCATTCATTTGCGTTAATTGGTTGAAATATGATGTTAATAGTTAAAGTtgtcgaaaaaaaatatgccgaccaatacatatgtatataatgacatatacattttatgtagatCCTTATTCTGTCCGTGCAAAGTtagttttactatattttaaagctattcCTGAATAAGGAAcataattttggttttaatataGTTCCGCTACGCTCCTCGGTTTGCACACGACGTCGTATCCGCTGGTATAGAGATGGGCTATCCACCAACAAGCGACCTTAATGGAGAGACCTCTACTGGTTTTACTATCACACAAACATTTAATGAGTAAGTTTcgtctaatttatttttctgcatttgtttttattgtgatttaattaaaaggaaGGCGATGAGCAAATTCCTGGTGATACAATCGTTCATATACaccgattctgtaagaaatattaataatctcttGCATCGTTCGCTACCAACCATTAGAAAGTCCCAATGGTTGTTTGCGCCTACACTGCCtcatttatacttaaaactacAACACCGTAATGCAGTGTCTAAATGTCTAGTTACAGAATAGTAATGTTCAGTGGGTTCTACcgtgttatattattgtatctaAAGAAGCAAGAAAAGGTTTCACATTTCACACAGTTACattcgacattttttttttagtaacggTTCAAGATACACTACAGCACGTGCATATCTTCGGCCAGCATCAAAAAGAGAAAATTTACACATAATACTCAATGCGCTGGGTTCCCGCGTGATCATAGATCCTACTACTAAGAAAGTCACCGGCGTGGAGTACATTAAGGATGGCCAGAAGAAGACCGTTGGCGTTATAAAGGAGGTGCTTCTTGTTcaactatattttttagtttgtaaAGAAACCGAATACTGTTTTATCAAAGATATCGACGATGAATTTACCCTTATTGTTATACTGACTCTGTTGACTTTGAGTATACCTtttaggaaaatataaaatgacctACTCACAACATACcacaaatactttaatatttttgttacaatcaaattaaaaccttaaaaagttatttatagtcAGGTGATGTTGCCATATAAAACCCTTGAGTTACGTAGGTTTATGAAAGTTAGGCAgttggttaaaatatatttgcaccgaaattttttgtaataattttatgaatggtAATCCTTAAccgtttttatttgtgtttctgTTTATAGGCAGTTCTATCAGGAGGCACCATAAATTCTCCCCAAATACTACTTCTATCTGGCGTCGGACCTAAAGAAACCTTAGACAAATTTAATATACCAGTAATCAAAGAGTTGCCTGGAGTTGGACAGAATCTCCACAATCACGTAGGAGTGACTCTTGAGTTTACACTCACCAAGGAACCTGATGTACCTGAGTTGTCATGGCAGAGTGCAATGGAGTACATGTTAAAGAGAGAAGGACCTTTATCTGCTACTGGAATGTCACAGGTATTACAATCACGAACACTCAACTAAAATTAGCGtatattttctatgtatatatttatcacaaaCATAAGACTCGGCAGATCCGGTTAAGGGATTTTTAATTAGTACATCAATCAATGgactatttaaatgttttaatcaaattttctatgaaattgagttaaattaaattaaaattaataaaaaataatgaacttttttcaaTAGTTAACAGGCAAAGTAAATTCCCGATTCGCATCTGCCGGAGGACGTCACCCTGACGTGCAGTTCTTCTTTGGCGGTTATTACGCGTCGTGCAGCGACGGTTCAGTCGGAGATGCTGATAAGATAGAAGATGAAAAAAATAGGAGAACTGTTACGTAAGTATACCCGATGCCATAAACTTCTTAACTCATTCCTTCATAATATTATCTTCCAATTGTGTATTGTATAGTTGTAAgtgtaaaatgaaaaatggggaaaatattttgaaatatcacaaaaaatTTGGATTATTATCGATTTTATTGCGTCGAGTCCTTACATAgcgaatgcgccaccaaccttgggaactaagaagttatatgccttgtgcctgtagttacactggctcactcatcctttaaaccggaacacgataatactcagtactgttgtttggcggtagaatatctatagGTAGTAGTagagtggtacctactcagacggatTTGCACAAAGTCTAACCACCAAGAAAACtagtaaaatatacttcaatgaAACTTATTCTATAAGAGGCAGTgcatttattatagaattagcTGCTTTTCAAAGTTTAGCCCTCCTAGACTGTTGATGTGAATTTCATGATCCTGtgagcaatatttaaattttagcttctcataaattttatacactCAACAGGATATCGGCCATAGCTCTACAGCCCCGTAGCAGAGGTTACCTTACACTGAAGTCCATAGACCCCACACAGCCACCGTTGATGCAACCGAACTATTTCCTGAATGAACACGAGCTGAATGTTGCAGCAGATGCAGCAAGGATAGCGTATCGTCTTGCTAACACTACGGTAAACATGcaaccatattaaaaaaaatggttagcCCAAAAGTGCATAAATATAAATGCGCTTTGAATCGGAACAAAATCAATTATACTTATTGCCAAATCTCAAAGTTAAACGAAAATTTTTTAATgtcgatatatacatatatacaaggctttttgatttttattaattataattaaaagacaatAAGTGAGATAGCCATTtgttaatagaaattttattaatttcttagtgATTTCTTTTTTGCAAgtttaaacgttttaaattttcacatctattttgatttttttttacgtttatacAGAATTATTCtccataaaatcatattatttatattcaaactatCTTCATTATAAGAAGtaacaagaatattatattaaaaatagttgcgAGGCGAAAACATTATTTCGATCGTAACAAGTAACATTATAGTCCAAGTTCAGATCGCGAAAGCCGTGtacattataaaactaaatatatcatGCATTTTTAGATTCTACGAGAGAAATACGGTATGCAGCCAACGGAAGGTTATGGCGCCGAATGTCCTGGAGGCGAAAACAACCCAACGGATGATTTCTTCAAATGCTTAGCGCAGTTACACACGGCACCGGAAAATCACCAAGTCGGTACTTGTAAGATGGGAGCCAAAGATGATCCGATGGCGGTGGTCGACCCACAGTTAAAAGTCTACGGTATAGAAGGTGAGTCAAAAAGTTTATGAGATCATACGAAAAGAGACTCGCTTAtaactctaaaattattaaccaaatgtttctgtaaaatgtattatgagGTTTCTAAgtcaatttagatttttaattgtattattttttagtttatatttatacgtattttaaattCCAAGATCACATTTAACTGCAATCGTAACTGTAGGGCAGTACTCatctaattaaaaacaaaaaaaaaattgggacCACACACACAGCTAAGATTATTTCCACcaaatttatattgtacttaCAATGTAAATTGATAAGAGAACCActgattgaaattttaaatctcgAACGTCAGTTATTCTGTCAGGTGCGAGTGtacaaagtaatatattataaataattataaacaacttTGATCCTTTGTAAGCGGTcaccttttttaaaaattaaacaaaactcaAACTGATGGtaacatagatattataatttaaacttattcatAATCAGGCATGACTGCGTAAAACACTTAACATCTCTCATcacaaattttgaaaattaattgaaatattttcattaattttggcAGGTTGAAGAATCTAACAATTTGGCTTTTCCAGGACTCCGAGTAGTGGACGCATCAATCATGCCCACCGTGCCGTCGGGCAACACCGCCGCGCCTGTCATCATGGTGGCAGAACGAGGCGCCGAATTCATTTTAACCAGACACCAACTCTTTAAGAATCGCTTTGGTCAAAATGTTCCTGATGGTGGAAATCATGCAACAAACGCTGACAGCGATATAAACCGGTAGGTACTAAGAAAAGCATTGAATAAATTCGTCGCTCCTATTAATTCGCTGAGAAAAGTTAGTGAATTCATTTTTCATAGTCATGTACTAGCTTAGCATCTTGGTTTAAACAAATTGAGTTGaccaattaataataagtacatagTGATTAGATTTTTGCATtgagaaattctcagtaacagaaAGTTATCAGATCCAAATTTTGCGGATACATTTAGCAAGTTGATTAGGCAATTTTCCACCTATCAACTACTAGTACTACTGTATAGTACATACatgattatacttaaataaaaaactttatatataacattttgtataggTATTAACTATTCCCCAAgatttgatatttgtataaaaatgttaacaacTGTCacctaaattattatgaataaaatattcaaggtGGACTGATAATGACTCCGATAATGAACATAAATGGGACGAGCGCTGGAAGCCGTGGGACAAGAACTGGCACCACTCACAGTGGGAGCAGCAGCCGAACAACTACCACGATGTCGACTGGCAGACCAAGAATAAAGAGAAAACTGACCACCAGTACGTTCGATAATATCCATCCAAGTCCCAATGGTAGAAGCGAACTGGATCTCTTAAGAAATGATAAGGAATCTTTACTACATTcgatacttaaattatttaataattgaatgcAGTAAAGATTCTCATATAAGAACTATTTTTAAGACAATaggtttaagaaaaaaatatattatttaaaaaatattatatttataatgtaattcatatatattttttacttttttccttTGCGTTTTCCTTTTCCTTTCGTTGGAGGTTCTGGTTCAGGCTCAGATctgaaacaattattttagtaatttcattACATATATCTACCATAAGTTGTTAAGTTCGTGGTTGAATTTACGAACCtagtggcgctgtaagaaatattaaccattccttacatcgccaatgcaccaccaaccttgagagctaaatgttatgtcccttatgcctgtagttacactgactcactcatcctttaaacgggaacaaaacaatactaaatgcTATTTGGCGTAAGAATATcagatgattgggtggtaccaccCCATCTGGCTTACATATATTTCAGTCGAACCATTATTACACAGATGTATGTATCATGTATGTATTTCTTTCCTGATTCACGGTAAAACCATCTACTAAAACTACTCCAAAGGTAGCACCAATTAACTACACACTGGATATCCTTGTTTTTACCAACGAAATATAACTAGTTCTATCAgaaatcatcataatatattactcTATAAAACAAGCTGAATTACTGTTTGTGTTGCACCAAAAATTTTTTATCAAGTAGCTATTATGAACTATAATTATTGCCAGGTTATGAATATGAATCACCAATATTAATCAATCGTGATCTATATACCCCAAAATAGATATCACCGCAGGTTACTTTGGTAGAATATACTTATagtctttcacgaccaaaccactaaGTCGAatttcatgtaatttaatatgaagcaaGTTTCAACCCAAGGAAGCACATATGCTATCTTTTGCTTGACAACCAACCCGTAAAACCCGAGCGAAAGCGTGCGACAATTAGTAGATAATAATACAAGTAGATAATAAAACTTACTCCTCGCTAACGTCTGGCGTTTCGGGAATGGTGATGTTAGCTTTTGACGATTGCCGGCTGTTCAACAGTTCGCTTGAATCGTCTAGGAGTTCTTGTTCCTGTAatatgtattgatatatttatgttataaatttaaacaatattttgatataaagattaattcaaaaatatttacgaagtaTTTTGATGCACATATAATCTCTAATTGTAGTGGATATCTCTGTATCAGATTGACatgaaaatatagaaatataaacctATGAGCGAGAACCACTAGTAACACAAATTACATGAGCGCAGTAGGTCGCGGTACGACGGTTTCTAGTTTCTTAATATTTGaactctgtttatttattatttttttacataatttctgAGTGGTATTTATATCGATTCATAACCAAAGGCGCGCCAGGCGCTACCTGCGAAAGGCGATGACTAGACTGGCGAAAATGGAGTGGAATGgactgattttaaaaatatttaggtcgCAACTATTCGCTATTGAGTTATAATGTAATGTGTATTAAGCCGTTACGTGTAATACCAATTAAATACGAGTAAAACCTCGGAACAAAACTAGTTATGTATGCGTATACATACGATATCGTTATCGTATACGATGGTATGGAGTTCAGTGTCGTCTGCAGAGTTGTTAGTGAAGCTCACACTGCAGCGGTCCGATGAGCGCGTCACGCGGCGGGATTCCTCCGCTATGAGAAACAATATCATTATCAATTTAGTTTTGTTACTAGACAGAAAATAGACTTATATTTAAGGTCTTGGTGGCTGTTGTTCGATCAATCTGGCATACGCTAgttaaaacgttcaaaattattcaaatcaaaattaaaaaaaaatgttaattaacatATCGTCGTTAGGCATTCAGAAGCGCGAATgtgaaaatattgcattttttttcttatttattatttagataaatactatcgataaaagaagaaaaaaaaatgcaatattttcacATTCGCGCTTCTGAATGCCGAACGACGATATGTGttttaaaggatattataaagcaaatgactttttatatcataacataCCTCGTGAATAAAACAAATGCTTCTGaaccttttcaaataaaaatatgtaaaattgtattgcataaataattgtagaaaaaaaaatatataaattaaataaatatttgtgatttttGTTCTCTTCAGTTTACCAAATCCAAATTTATGACTTCTGTCATAAATTTGTATCTAGACTTCTGTatatgaaaataacaataataagtctTATAAGGCTGTAGTTATCTACGCTCTTGTAAGGGTAAGAGCTCAAAGCTTCGTTCCGGGTTAAAGCTAGAAGAGTATCGGGAGTGCACCCGAGTTTGCACAGACATTTGAGCactatgataatataaaatgttgagtAGGCACTGATGAGAATGAGAATAAATCAGTGAAGTCTTACTTTTAggctaaatatataactt
This is a stretch of genomic DNA from Vanessa atalanta chromosome 20, ilVanAtal1.2, whole genome shotgun sequence. It encodes these proteins:
- the LOC125071714 gene encoding glucose dehydrogenase [FAD, quinone]-like; amino-acid sequence: MIRAAESCPCPIREVGPPMALGCSSQFLLFMSILESFINGRCDLADPCNRIASKDEPDDSYDFVVIGGGTAGSVVAARLSENPQWKVLLLEAGGDEPTPSAVPAWVTAYWGRKETDWSYNTEPQEKACKDSDSVCSWPRGKMLGGCSTINGMMYMRGNAADYDGWAVNGATGWSWFEVLPYFLKSEDNKEIDKGVSGQYHNVGGPLPVQKFRYAPRFAHDVVSAGIEMGYPPTSDLNGETSTGFTITQTFNDNGSRYTTARAYLRPASKRENLHIILNALGSRVIIDPTTKKVTGVEYIKDGQKKTVGVIKEAVLSGGTINSPQILLLSGVGPKETLDKFNIPVIKELPGVGQNLHNHVGVTLEFTLTKEPDVPELSWQSAMEYMLKREGPLSATGMSQLTGKVNSRFASAGGRHPDVQFFFGGYYASCSDGSVGDADKIEDEKNRRTVTISAIALQPRSRGYLTLKSIDPTQPPLMQPNYFLNEHELNVAADAARIAYRLANTTILREKYGMQPTEGYGAECPGGENNPTDDFFKCLAQLHTAPENHQVGTCKMGAKDDPMAVVDPQLKVYGIEGLRVVDASIMPTVPSGNTAAPVIMVAERGAEFILTRHQLFKNRFGQNVPDGGNHATNADSDINRWTDNDSDNEHKWDERWKPWDKNWHHSQWEQQPNNYHDVDWQTKNKEKTDHQYVR